One Roseburia rectibacter DNA window includes the following coding sequences:
- a CDS encoding M67 family metallopeptidase: protein MLILKQEDYNKIVDHAKKGLPNEACGLLGGYVEGDKRVVTDVYLLRNVDESREHFSMDPAEQLAAIKDIRQKKGVLLGNFHSHPESPSRPSQEDIRLAYDPKMNYLILSLMNPEELVLNSFHIEKGEVTKEELVIEA, encoded by the coding sequence ATGCTGATTTTAAAACAGGAAGATTACAATAAAATCGTGGATCATGCAAAAAAAGGACTCCCGAACGAGGCATGCGGACTGCTTGGTGGCTATGTGGAAGGTGACAAACGTGTGGTGACAGACGTGTATCTGCTTCGCAACGTAGACGAGAGCAGGGAACATTTTTCCATGGATCCGGCAGAGCAGCTTGCGGCGATCAAAGATATCCGCCAGAAAAAAGGCGTACTTCTCGGCAATTTTCACTCGCACCCGGAATCGCCGTCACGCCCGTCCCAGGAAGACATCCGCTTAGCGTATGATCCGAAGATGAACTATCTTATCCTTTCGCTGATGAATCCGGAGGAACTTGTACTTAATTCTTTCCATATCGAAAAAGGAGAGGTCACAAAAGAAGAGCTTGTGATCGAAGCGTAA